In Comamonadaceae bacterium OTU4NAUVB1, one DNA window encodes the following:
- a CDS encoding VOC family protein, whose translation MSRHFGEIRQLGYVVHDIEAAMAYWSETLGVGPWYYNPRVPIVNYEYDGASYEPHNSVALANSGFVQVELIQTRNDVPSMYRDFLRAGRTGLQHVAYWTQHYDADVARLLAQGFKPKMSGEVGERGRFIYFDTEYHPGTVIELSEVAGPKGRMFDLIRESATGWDGTTDPVRPFPDLATL comes from the coding sequence ATGAGCCGCCATTTCGGAGAGATCCGCCAGCTGGGCTACGTCGTGCACGACATCGAGGCCGCCATGGCCTACTGGAGCGAGACCCTGGGCGTCGGCCCGTGGTACTACAACCCGCGCGTGCCGATCGTCAACTACGAGTACGACGGCGCGTCCTACGAGCCGCACAACTCGGTCGCCCTGGCCAATTCGGGCTTCGTGCAGGTCGAGCTGATCCAGACCCGCAACGACGTGCCCTCGATGTACCGCGACTTCCTGCGCGCCGGGCGCACCGGGCTGCAGCACGTCGCCTACTGGACGCAGCACTACGACGCCGACGTGGCGCGCCTGCTCGCGCAGGGCTTCAAGCCGAAGATGAGCGGCGAGGTCGGCGAGCGCGGGCGCTTCATCTACTTCGACACCGAATACCACCCCGGCACGGTGATCGAGCTGTCGGAGGTCGCCGGACCCAAGGGCCGGATGTTCGACCTGATCCGCGAATCCGCCACCGGCTGGGACGGCACCACCGACCCGGTGCGTCCGTTCCCGGACCTGGCCACGCTGTGA
- a CDS encoding TRAP transporter large permease subunit, producing MSLALASDAPADAGAAPANPFAGVAARIDRPLGTLIESVAAALVLAEIVVLFAGVMARYVFHAPLVWSDELASILFLWLSMLGAVVALRRGEHMRMTAVVGKVAAPTRRLLEALAIAASLAFLALVIWPAYEYAADEAFIVTPALEVSNAWRAAAIPVGVGLMVVFGALRLARLSTGREIALTLGAVALVVLAFWLARPVFASLGKLNLVVFFLVVVAVNVFAGVPIAFSFALATFGYLALATTTPLVVMVGRMDEGMSHLIMLAVPLFIFLGALIEMTGMAKAMIQFLASLLGHVRGGLSYVLIGAMYLVSGISGSKIADMAAIAPVLFPEMKARGAKPGDLVALLAATGAQTETIPPSIVLITIGSVTGVSIAALFTGGMVPALVLGLCLCSVVWWRYRKEDLSAVARFSGAQIARFLVVALPAVLLPFVIRAAVVEGVATATEVSTIGIVYSVLAGLLIYRQFDWRRLRPMLVETASLSGAIMFIVGCATAMAWGLTQSGFSTDLARWMGAIPGGAYGFLAISIVAFVVLGCVLEGIPAIVLFGPLLFPIAQAAGVHPVHYAMVVIFAMGIGLFAPPIGVGYYGACAVAKVDPNEGIRYIGGYMAALLVGLVLVAAIPWLSIGFLAK from the coding sequence ATGTCGCTCGCCCTCGCCTCCGACGCGCCCGCCGATGCCGGCGCCGCGCCCGCCAACCCCTTCGCCGGCGTCGCCGCGCGCATCGACCGGCCGCTGGGCACGCTGATCGAGTCCGTCGCCGCGGCGCTGGTGCTCGCCGAGATCGTCGTGCTGTTCGCCGGCGTGATGGCGCGCTACGTGTTCCACGCGCCGCTGGTCTGGTCCGACGAGCTGGCCTCGATCCTGTTCCTGTGGCTGTCGATGCTCGGCGCGGTGGTGGCGCTGCGGCGCGGCGAGCACATGCGCATGACGGCGGTGGTCGGCAAGGTCGCCGCGCCGACCCGGCGCCTGCTGGAGGCGCTGGCCATCGCCGCCTCGCTCGCCTTCCTCGCGCTGGTGATCTGGCCGGCCTACGAATACGCCGCCGACGAGGCCTTCATCGTCACGCCCGCGCTGGAGGTCAGCAACGCCTGGCGCGCGGCGGCCATCCCGGTCGGGGTGGGGCTGATGGTGGTGTTCGGCGCGTTGCGCCTGGCGCGGCTGTCCACCGGGCGCGAGATCGCGCTGACGCTCGGCGCGGTGGCCCTGGTGGTGCTGGCCTTCTGGCTGGCGCGCCCGGTGTTCGCCTCGCTCGGCAAGCTCAACCTGGTGGTGTTCTTCCTGGTGGTGGTGGCGGTGAACGTGTTCGCCGGCGTGCCCATCGCGTTCTCCTTCGCGCTGGCTACCTTCGGCTACCTGGCGCTGGCCACCACGACGCCGCTGGTGGTGATGGTCGGTCGCATGGACGAGGGCATGAGCCACCTGATCATGCTGGCGGTGCCGCTGTTCATCTTCCTGGGCGCGCTGATCGAGATGACCGGCATGGCCAAGGCCATGATCCAGTTCCTCGCCAGCCTGCTGGGCCACGTGCGCGGCGGCCTGTCGTACGTGCTGATCGGCGCGATGTACCTGGTCTCGGGCATCTCCGGCTCGAAGATCGCCGACATGGCGGCCATCGCGCCGGTGCTGTTCCCCGAGATGAAGGCGCGCGGCGCCAAGCCGGGCGACCTGGTGGCGCTGCTCGCGGCCACCGGCGCGCAGACCGAGACCATCCCGCCGTCGATCGTGCTGATCACCATCGGCTCGGTCACGGGCGTGTCGATCGCCGCGCTGTTCACCGGGGGCATGGTGCCCGCGCTGGTGCTGGGCCTGTGCCTGTGCAGCGTGGTGTGGTGGCGCTACCGCAAGGAGGACCTGAGCGCGGTGGCGCGCTTCTCCGGCGCGCAGATCGCGCGCTTCCTCGTCGTCGCGCTGCCGGCGGTGCTGCTGCCCTTCGTCATCCGCGCGGCGGTGGTCGAGGGCGTGGCCACGGCCACCGAGGTCTCGACCATCGGCATCGTGTATTCCGTGCTCGCGGGCCTGCTGATCTACCGCCAGTTCGACTGGCGCCGGCTGCGGCCGATGCTGGTGGAGACCGCGTCGCTCTCGGGCGCCATCATGTTCATCGTCGGCTGCGCCACCGCCATGGCCTGGGGCCTCACGCAGTCGGGCTTCTCCACCGACCTGGCGCGCTGGATGGGCGCCATCCCGGGCGGCGCCTACGGTTTCCTGGCGATCTCCATCGTCGCCTTCGTGGTGCTGGGCTGCGTGCTCGAGGGCATCCCGGCGATCGTGCTGTTCGGCCCGCTCCTGTTCCCGATCGCGCAGGCCGCCGGCGTGCACCCGGTGCACTACGCGATGGTCGTGATCTTCGCCATGGGCATCGGCCTGTTCGCCCCGCCCATCGGGGTGGGCTACTACGGCGCCTGCGCCGTCGCCAAGGTCGACCCCAACGAGGGCATCCGCTACATCGGCGGCTACATGGCCGCGCTGCTGGTCGGGCTGGTCCTGGTCGCGGCGATCCCGTGGCTGTCGATCGGCTTCCTCGCGAAGTAG